The following proteins are co-located in the Brevibacillus laterosporus DSM 25 genome:
- the spoIIIAC gene encoding stage III sporulation protein AC yields MGFDLTPVFQIAGVGFIVAIIQTVLKASGKEDIAQWATLVGFIIVLFMVAHYLGDLFTEVKRVFLFN; encoded by the coding sequence GTGGGCTTTGATTTGACTCCAGTGTTTCAAATTGCCGGCGTTGGGTTTATCGTTGCGATTATTCAGACGGTACTGAAAGCCTCAGGAAAGGAAGACATTGCTCAATGGGCGACGTTGGTTGGATTTATCATTGTATTGTTTATGGTAGCGCATTATCTGGGTGATTTATTTACCGAGGTCAAACGAGTCTTCCTTTTTAATTAG
- a CDS encoding 2-phosphosulfolactate phosphatase, whose amino-acid sequence MRIEVVPTVEEIRAEQIIHRTVIVIDVLRSTSTIVSALAHGCQAVSTTETIGQAMALRTSQSLLAGERHCKKIASFDENNSPIAMKKVNWEHTPHLVLTTTNGTRAMQKAEKAEYLYIASFLNATACITQALQLKRDITLYCSGTRMEFALEDGLCAGLLVQEAKRFLPSIEVCDLAEALQAAYQTFAPSLLQVMMNSKTGKRLQQHHHHEDIEMASQLNLYKIVPVCKEQCILPLLGS is encoded by the coding sequence ATGCGAATAGAAGTGGTTCCCACCGTAGAAGAAATTCGAGCCGAACAGATTATACATCGAACCGTCATCGTAATTGATGTACTCCGTTCCACTAGCACGATTGTCAGCGCACTAGCTCATGGTTGCCAGGCGGTTAGTACTACTGAGACAATTGGGCAGGCTATGGCACTACGTACATCACAATCTCTTCTAGCTGGGGAACGCCACTGTAAAAAAATCGCCTCGTTTGATGAAAATAATTCGCCTATTGCCATGAAAAAGGTGAACTGGGAACACACACCTCATTTAGTTTTAACCACTACAAACGGTACCCGTGCCATGCAAAAGGCTGAGAAGGCTGAGTATTTGTATATTGCCTCTTTTCTAAATGCAACAGCTTGTATTACACAGGCCCTTCAATTAAAACGCGATATCACTCTATATTGTTCTGGTACCCGAATGGAATTCGCTTTAGAGGATGGTCTGTGTGCCGGCTTATTAGTGCAAGAGGCGAAGCGTTTTCTTCCCTCCATCGAGGTATGTGATTTAGCTGAAGCATTACAAGCAGCATATCAGACTTTTGCTCCCTCCCTCTTACAAGTAATGATGAATAGTAAGACAGGGAAACGTCTACAGCAACATCATCATCACGAAGATATAGAAATGGCTAGTCAGCTCAATCTTTATAAAATCGTTCCTGTATGCAAGGAACAATGCATACTCCCCCTGCTTGGCTCATAA
- the spoIIIAA gene encoding stage III sporulation protein AA, whose amino-acid sequence MKHILSLLPTEIRAVIAALPVKVQEHVEEIRLRQNLPMEIRYGHQASYVTPTGQLTANFRQGWMFREDSSVKLLNQISQHSLYALEEELRRGYITVVGGHRIGIAGRVVLEHGDVKGIRDITSFNIRIAREKKGVARDVLAYLFDQGQFLSTLVISPPQCGKTTLLRDLARSISYGNEWSSSKKVGIVDERSEIAGCYNGIPQRDVGPRTDVLDACPKAIGMMMMIRSMSPDLIVVDEIGRQEDSEAIWEALHAGVAVLCSAHGIALEDIAKRPTISRLITERVFKRYVILSREHGAGTIHGLYDEHLRSIQKENVICLR is encoded by the coding sequence ATGAAACATATCTTGTCTTTGTTGCCGACAGAGATTCGCGCCGTGATAGCCGCTCTGCCTGTAAAAGTGCAAGAACATGTAGAAGAGATTCGACTACGTCAAAACTTACCTATGGAAATCCGTTACGGACATCAGGCTAGTTATGTAACACCCACTGGTCAGCTTACAGCCAATTTTCGCCAAGGGTGGATGTTCCGTGAGGATTCAAGCGTGAAACTGCTTAATCAGATTAGCCAGCACTCGCTTTATGCGCTGGAGGAAGAGTTGAGGCGGGGCTACATTACGGTTGTCGGGGGACATCGTATCGGTATTGCTGGCAGAGTGGTTCTAGAGCATGGAGATGTCAAAGGGATACGAGATATTACCAGTTTCAATATAAGGATTGCACGTGAGAAAAAGGGAGTTGCTAGGGACGTTCTAGCCTATTTGTTTGACCAGGGGCAATTCCTATCAACATTGGTGATCTCACCTCCTCAATGTGGTAAAACAACATTACTCCGTGATTTGGCTAGAAGCATTAGCTACGGTAATGAGTGGTCTTCTAGCAAAAAAGTGGGGATTGTAGACGAACGCTCCGAAATAGCAGGTTGTTACAATGGTATTCCTCAACGAGACGTAGGGCCGCGAACCGATGTGTTGGATGCTTGTCCTAAAGCGATTGGAATGATGATGATGATTCGTTCCATGTCACCTGACCTTATTGTGGTGGACGAAATCGGAAGACAGGAAGACAGCGAAGCTATATGGGAAGCTTTGCATGCAGGGGTAGCCGTGTTATGCAGTGCTCATGGAATAGCGCTTGAAGATATCGCGAAGCGGCCTACGATTTCTCGTTTAATCACGGAAAGGGTATTTAAACGGTACGTGATTCTTAGTCGTGAACACGGAGCCGGCACAATTCATGGACTATATGATGAGCACTTGCGATCGATTCAAAAGGAGAATGTCATATGCTTAAGATAG
- a CDS encoding phosphosulfolactate synthase has product MEKETTFWPTQWVDPSCTRECKPRHTGVTMVIDKGLGLHAMKDLLHTASSYIDIYKLGFGTSVLYPFSVLEEKLTLALSLDIAVMPGGTFFEIAYTQDGIKTYLERIRDAGFNAVEISDGSMPISIQERHDAISMAREMGFRVFSEYGQKASTFRADQEMLLSTLMKDVNAGADYVIVEARESGNVGIYNKQGEIDSEFVQQVIQQASTLATRLIWEAPQKPQQIGLLKTIGLDANLGNIAPADLLSLETLRRGLRGDTAYQVLEDRRRLVCE; this is encoded by the coding sequence ATGGAAAAAGAGACTACGTTCTGGCCGACTCAATGGGTAGATCCATCCTGTACCCGAGAATGTAAGCCACGTCATACCGGAGTTACAATGGTAATAGACAAAGGATTAGGCTTACACGCAATGAAAGACTTGCTACACACCGCTTCCTCCTATATTGATATTTATAAACTAGGCTTCGGAACCTCCGTTCTCTATCCCTTTTCTGTGCTAGAAGAAAAGCTAACTCTAGCTCTCTCTCTAGATATTGCGGTTATGCCAGGTGGAACCTTTTTTGAAATAGCCTATACGCAGGATGGGATAAAAACATATCTGGAACGAATTCGCGATGCTGGATTTAATGCAGTGGAAATTTCAGATGGCAGCATGCCTATTTCAATCCAAGAAAGGCATGATGCAATTTCGATGGCTAGGGAAATGGGTTTTCGTGTATTTTCTGAATATGGTCAAAAGGCGAGTACCTTCCGTGCTGATCAAGAGATGCTCTTGTCTACACTCATGAAAGACGTGAATGCTGGTGCCGACTATGTCATTGTGGAAGCACGTGAAAGCGGAAATGTGGGGATTTATAACAAACAAGGAGAGATCGATTCGGAATTCGTGCAACAAGTCATTCAACAAGCATCTACACTAGCAACTAGGCTAATCTGGGAAGCTCCTCAGAAGCCCCAACAGATCGGTTTGTTGAAGACGATCGGACTTGACGCTAATCTAGGAAACATCGCTCCCGCTGATCTCTTATCTCTTGAAACCCTTCGTCGTGGGTTGCGTGGTGATACCGCCTATCAGGTATTAGAAGACAGGAGAAGATTAGTATGCGAATAG
- a CDS encoding sigma-70 family RNA polymerase sigma factor, translating into MYEDIKQVEQDLTMTREAYLEFMMKEYGDKIIQLVYLIVKDQNMAEDITQEVFLKAFRGLHSFRGESNVKTWLYRIAINEAKKYLRSWSFRRIFSTFKKEEVFHNQYEQTEQRVEETVIGKLTKAEMAERVMALSPSYRQIILLHYYEDFTVKEIAQVLEISAEAVRTKLHRARMSFKSLLEKEGLEWM; encoded by the coding sequence GTGTATGAGGATATAAAGCAGGTAGAGCAGGATCTTACGATGACCAGAGAGGCATACTTGGAATTCATGATGAAAGAGTACGGAGATAAAATTATTCAATTGGTGTATCTAATCGTAAAGGATCAAAATATGGCGGAAGATATCACACAGGAGGTATTTCTGAAAGCCTTTCGAGGTTTACATTCATTTCGAGGAGAAAGTAATGTTAAAACGTGGTTGTACCGTATTGCTATTAACGAAGCAAAAAAATACTTACGTTCATGGTCCTTTCGGAGAATTTTCTCTACCTTTAAAAAAGAAGAAGTTTTTCACAATCAATATGAACAAACAGAACAGCGAGTGGAGGAAACGGTCATTGGTAAGCTGACGAAGGCAGAAATGGCAGAAAGGGTTATGGCACTGTCACCTTCGTATCGGCAAATTATTTTACTACATTATTATGAAGATTTTACAGTTAAAGAAATAGCACAAGTGCTTGAAATATCTGCAGAGGCAGTTCGTACGAAGCTACATCGGGCACGAATGAGCTTTAAGTCACTGTTAGAAAAGGAGGGGTTGGAATGGATGTAG
- the spoIIIAD gene encoding stage III sporulation protein AD, translated as MDIVQIVGLGLVATLLALVIKEQKPLFAFLLAVVSGVIIFTFLIGKISDVIRVLEKLAVHADLNLVFLGTILKIIGIAYIAEFGAQVTRDAGQGAIASKIELAGKVLILVMAVPIIQIIIETVVNLLPA; from the coding sequence ATGGACATCGTACAAATTGTCGGTCTGGGCTTAGTAGCAACGCTTCTCGCCCTAGTCATCAAAGAACAAAAACCCTTATTCGCCTTTTTGTTGGCCGTAGTGAGCGGTGTCATCATTTTTACCTTTTTAATTGGCAAGATTTCTGATGTTATTCGTGTTTTGGAAAAGTTAGCAGTCCATGCTGACCTCAATCTTGTTTTTCTTGGAACGATCCTAAAGATTATTGGGATTGCCTATATTGCAGAATTTGGGGCTCAGGTGACAAGAGACGCTGGACAAGGGGCGATCGCCTCCAAAATTGAATTAGCCGGTAAAGTGCTTATTCTTGTCATGGCGGTTCCCATTATTCAAATTATTATTGAAACAGTAGTCAATTTACTGCCTGCATAA
- a CDS encoding CD1247 N-terminal domain-containing protein has protein sequence MDHVEQHLAYLQGLVEGLDPELAGLEEKALYRLVQLCDDLVAELRTIHVRVEECEQYVEAVDEDLTDLEYLLYDDEEFYETVYEDYQEAMNYRDRFSDLDDSDEAYYYEALHTADRKGIVSHVHEIECPQCREVLMVKEEVDPEGYHSYEITNRYHQDVYNPS, from the coding sequence ATGGATCATGTAGAACAGCATTTGGCTTACTTACAAGGATTAGTGGAGGGATTAGACCCAGAACTAGCAGGGTTAGAAGAAAAAGCTTTGTACAGACTTGTACAGCTTTGTGATGATCTGGTAGCGGAATTGAGAACGATCCATGTACGTGTGGAAGAATGTGAACAATATGTTGAAGCCGTAGATGAAGATTTAACCGACTTGGAGTACTTGCTATATGATGATGAAGAATTTTACGAAACGGTATACGAAGACTATCAAGAAGCGATGAATTACCGAGACCGATTCTCGGATTTGGACGACTCAGACGAAGCGTATTATTACGAAGCGCTTCACACGGCTGACAGGAAAGGGATTGTTTCCCATGTACATGAAATAGAATGTCCGCAATGCAGAGAGGTTTTAATGGTGAAAGAAGAGGTTGATCCTGAGGGCTATCATTCCTATGAAATAACGAATCGCTACCATCAGGATGTTTATAATCCTTCATAG
- a CDS encoding YcdB/YcdC domain-containing protein → MDVEKEFRESVQAVSRNSVKDVRFSADLEERIKEKASKGAIKRHRRLYTVATAVACLALAVTVWKLTPSGLQEVLKQSAAALTEQKTSAIVEKALQSLLKAIPDLNSYQVDIKETANNRINVVLRKTDGKLAKVAINKETGSVEVFKWFNGGSTEQIPSEKIAKEKADLFLKALLGDHSEEYQQLAISEIKRPQNGYLELDVKGMNVSYQQMKNGEPVPFAKLSVWVDGSGRIVSYGELNKSEQAMLTKLKEAIPELNTEATLTNKEVESPGYHFSLANADKDGNSVMIRTEGKGDLLKSYELESLRDESFEWAHKSLINEKANLFLQHMLGKDFTNYQETGTPDRASYMRFYNGLPVLEDNLTVVVDKGGRILYYSRATGLYDLASLPEPSKAISQKKAEEELTQNMKLRYIERSVVKRDPETHQVIEERPLLDYTPAVSHVQMGEIRSLNWYIDADTGKLEYGLGNNGIDYDRRTNHEPIRLKASQPTIIKTKEEAARLLTDQFGVEVTGLPSSEREGESRFGEKQHAFQWQTKNEKRLEVVTNAKTGQVEQIYIPRADGKITVSQQDALKEAIATLEKYVDPGVTEVQISRILEPGEANPVNSGDWHFSFFKSQDGVPVLEQYPDQAYDVSVDPSTGKVNRFQNHTQWKDKIVLPDKSQAVPVKEAVQEYLKVMPLQLAYTLKGVDKENLSEPKLIYVPLSAKESADKHIYLNAITGKVELR, encoded by the coding sequence ATGGATGTAGAAAAAGAGTTTCGAGAATCCGTTCAGGCTGTAAGCCGTAATTCAGTTAAGGATGTGCGTTTTTCCGCTGATTTGGAGGAAAGGATTAAAGAAAAGGCGAGCAAGGGTGCCATAAAACGCCACCGTAGACTATATACAGTGGCCACGGCAGTAGCCTGCCTTGCCTTAGCGGTAACGGTATGGAAATTGACACCTTCGGGATTGCAGGAGGTTTTGAAACAGTCGGCAGCGGCTTTGACGGAGCAAAAGACAAGTGCCATAGTGGAAAAAGCCCTACAGTCTCTTCTGAAGGCAATACCAGATTTAAACAGCTATCAGGTTGACATAAAGGAAACAGCGAATAATAGAATTAACGTTGTGTTACGAAAAACGGATGGAAAGCTTGCTAAAGTGGCAATCAACAAGGAAACAGGGAGTGTAGAAGTATTCAAGTGGTTTAATGGAGGTTCCACAGAGCAAATTCCATCCGAAAAGATTGCAAAAGAAAAGGCGGATTTATTTTTGAAAGCACTACTCGGTGATCACAGTGAAGAATACCAGCAGCTTGCTATAAGTGAGATAAAGCGGCCACAAAATGGATACCTAGAGTTAGATGTTAAAGGAATGAATGTCTCCTACCAGCAGATGAAGAACGGAGAACCTGTTCCTTTCGCTAAGCTATCAGTATGGGTGGATGGTTCCGGGAGGATCGTCTCCTATGGGGAACTGAACAAATCAGAGCAAGCGATGCTCACCAAGCTGAAGGAAGCCATTCCTGAGTTAAATACCGAAGCTACTTTGACAAACAAAGAGGTAGAGTCCCCTGGGTACCATTTTTCATTAGCGAATGCTGATAAAGACGGCAACTCGGTAATGATCAGGACGGAGGGAAAAGGTGATTTATTAAAAAGCTACGAACTCGAAAGCCTTCGGGATGAGAGTTTTGAATGGGCGCATAAGTCGTTGATTAATGAAAAAGCGAATCTGTTTTTGCAGCATATGCTCGGGAAGGATTTTACCAATTATCAAGAGACAGGAACACCTGACAGAGCTAGCTACATGCGTTTTTATAACGGACTGCCTGTTCTAGAGGATAATCTTACCGTTGTGGTAGATAAAGGGGGACGTATTCTTTATTACTCCAGGGCTACAGGCTTGTACGACCTAGCTAGTTTACCTGAACCGTCAAAAGCGATTTCTCAGAAAAAAGCTGAAGAAGAATTAACTCAAAATATGAAACTACGTTACATCGAGCGTTCAGTAGTGAAGCGTGATCCAGAAACACATCAGGTGATAGAAGAGCGCCCGTTGCTTGACTATACTCCAGCCGTTTCACATGTACAAATGGGTGAAATTCGTTCACTAAACTGGTATATAGATGCAGATACCGGAAAATTGGAGTATGGATTAGGTAATAATGGGATTGATTATGATCGTCGTACGAACCATGAGCCAATCAGACTCAAAGCCTCACAACCAACCATTATCAAAACGAAGGAAGAGGCGGCTCGTCTATTGACGGATCAATTTGGAGTGGAGGTAACTGGCCTTCCATCGAGTGAGAGGGAAGGAGAATCTAGGTTTGGAGAAAAACAACATGCATTCCAATGGCAAACAAAAAATGAGAAGCGGCTTGAGGTGGTTACGAATGCCAAAACAGGTCAGGTTGAGCAAATTTATATCCCGAGAGCTGATGGCAAAATAACCGTTTCTCAACAAGACGCTTTAAAGGAAGCGATCGCTACTTTGGAAAAATACGTAGATCCAGGTGTTACGGAGGTACAAATTAGCCGAATTCTGGAGCCAGGAGAGGCTAACCCTGTAAATTCTGGTGACTGGCATTTTTCATTCTTTAAGAGTCAGGATGGGGTACCTGTTCTCGAACAATATCCTGATCAGGCTTATGATGTATCGGTTGACCCGTCTACGGGTAAGGTCAATAGGTTCCAAAATCATACACAATGGAAGGACAAAATTGTTCTGCCCGATAAGAGTCAAGCCGTTCCAGTAAAGGAAGCTGTACAAGAATACCTCAAAGTTATGCCACTTCAATTAGCATATACCCTTAAGGGAGTCGATAAAGAGAACTTGTCAGAGCCGAAGTTAATCTACGTTCCATTAAGTGCGAAAGAGAGTGCTGATAAACATATTTATTTGAACGCTATTACAGGAAAAGTAGAATTAAGATAA
- the efp gene encoding elongation factor P, whose translation MISVNDFRTGLTIEVDGNIYSVLEFQHVKPGKGAAFVRSKLRNLRSGNVTEMTFRGGEKVNPARIESSTMQYLYASGDDYTFMNTETYEQITFTQKQIEHELKFLKENMNVQIMQYNGETIGIQLPNTVELEVTETEPGIKGDTATGASKKATLETGFIVNVPLFVNQGDKLIIDTRTQAYVSRA comes from the coding sequence ATGATTTCTGTAAACGATTTTCGCACTGGTTTAACTATTGAAGTTGACGGTAATATTTATTCAGTACTTGAATTCCAACACGTAAAACCAGGAAAAGGTGCGGCATTCGTCCGTTCCAAATTGCGTAACCTACGCAGTGGTAACGTAACGGAAATGACCTTCCGTGGTGGAGAAAAAGTAAACCCTGCTCGTATCGAATCAAGCACAATGCAGTACCTGTATGCAAGCGGTGATGATTATACGTTCATGAATACGGAAACGTATGAGCAAATCACTTTTACTCAAAAACAAATTGAGCATGAATTGAAATTCCTTAAAGAAAACATGAACGTTCAAATCATGCAATATAATGGTGAGACTATCGGTATCCAACTTCCAAACACTGTTGAGTTGGAAGTAACAGAAACAGAACCAGGTATTAAAGGTGATACAGCTACTGGTGCTTCTAAAAAAGCAACATTGGAAACTGGATTTATCGTAAACGTACCTTTGTTCGTAAACCAAGGTGATAAGTTAATCATTGATACTCGTACTCAAGCGTACGTATCTCGTGCATAA
- a CDS encoding peroxiredoxin family protein: MADVFQLGPFFIKSSWIVIVVSAVVGYLVMKLRIKQANLGASELMENTIGSLILLGIVIWKGSYLFLHPQKVIDNPMTLLYFSGGVTGIWIAVASCMALLFVWSKRQKISIWEYVDPIAVGFVLFWVFYLSLSLLWDKQEWTADLLMIGTGCLFLILVKKRRVTPQVLSVALLVSLICKTIIDTFYGTSEFLVHKDSPSYLQGSLSKEQEAPIGIKKGEQAPDFELNTLEGQKVKLSTYRGQKVILNFWATWCPPCQIEMPDLQEFHQDYRQKGVVILGVNLTATEKNMESVAGFVQQEGVTFPILLDVTREVAKRYQAISIPTSYFIDEQGIIRQKVIGPVNYEQIQGIVGGNKKREIAGTPMR, translated from the coding sequence ATGGCAGATGTATTTCAACTGGGGCCCTTTTTTATAAAAAGTAGTTGGATTGTTATAGTGGTATCCGCAGTGGTTGGTTATCTAGTCATGAAACTTCGGATAAAACAAGCTAATCTGGGTGCTTCAGAATTGATGGAGAATACCATTGGTTCACTCATTTTGCTTGGAATTGTCATTTGGAAAGGTAGCTATTTGTTCCTTCACCCACAGAAGGTAATAGATAATCCCATGACGCTGTTATACTTCTCTGGTGGTGTAACGGGAATATGGATTGCTGTCGCTAGCTGTATGGCTTTGTTGTTTGTATGGAGCAAAAGGCAGAAAATCTCCATTTGGGAGTATGTTGACCCAATCGCAGTTGGTTTTGTTCTATTTTGGGTTTTTTACTTATCATTGTCGTTATTATGGGATAAGCAAGAGTGGACAGCTGATTTATTGATGATTGGAACCGGTTGTCTCTTTTTGATTCTTGTCAAAAAAAGACGGGTAACTCCTCAAGTATTGTCCGTTGCCTTGTTGGTTTCTCTCATATGTAAAACGATCATTGATACTTTTTATGGAACATCAGAGTTTTTAGTACATAAAGACTCACCTTCTTATCTTCAAGGAAGCTTATCCAAAGAACAGGAGGCTCCAATTGGGATAAAAAAAGGAGAGCAAGCTCCGGATTTTGAATTGAACACGCTAGAAGGACAGAAAGTAAAGCTGTCAACCTATCGTGGACAAAAAGTGATTCTGAATTTTTGGGCAACCTGGTGTCCGCCTTGTCAGATCGAAATGCCTGATTTACAAGAATTTCATCAGGATTATCGGCAAAAGGGTGTGGTGATTCTAGGAGTAAATTTAACTGCAACTGAGAAAAATATGGAGTCGGTGGCTGGTTTTGTTCAGCAGGAAGGTGTTACATTTCCTATCTTATTGGATGTCACGAGAGAGGTTGCCAAACGATATCAAGCGATATCTATTCCAACTAGTTATTTTATTGATGAGCAAGGAATTATTCGTCAAAAGGTGATTGGACCTGTGAACTATGAGCAAATACAAGGCATTGTTGGAGGAAATAAGAAAAGGGAGATTGCGGGGACCCCCATGCGATGA
- the spoIIIAB gene encoding stage III sporulation protein SpoIIIAB has translation MLKIGAAIVVLLSASLIGVQLGKRYSDRVKELRALLHSLQMLETEIVYGATPLSLAFEKISVRVIQSVGNLYKRASELLQTKEGESTQMVWQTALEQTWNSTALRKEEKEILKNLGYVMGNSDREDQKKHLQLTVFHLRGLEEEAKAEQIKYEKMYKSLGFLGGLLIVILMM, from the coding sequence ATGCTTAAGATAGGGGCAGCTATCGTAGTGCTATTGTCAGCCTCTCTGATTGGTGTCCAGCTAGGAAAGCGTTATAGCGACCGGGTTAAAGAATTAAGAGCTTTGCTTCATTCGTTGCAAATGTTAGAGACGGAGATTGTTTATGGAGCTACTCCTCTCTCGCTAGCCTTTGAAAAAATTTCTGTTCGAGTGATCCAAAGCGTTGGGAATCTGTACAAGCGGGCTAGTGAGCTTTTACAAACAAAAGAAGGCGAATCCACCCAAATGGTTTGGCAAACCGCATTAGAGCAGACATGGAACTCTACAGCATTGCGAAAAGAGGAGAAAGAAATTTTAAAGAATCTAGGCTATGTGATGGGAAATTCGGATCGAGAGGACCAGAAGAAGCATCTGCAACTAACCGTCTTTCATCTGCGAGGGTTAGAGGAAGAAGCGAAGGCAGAACAGATTAAGTATGAAAAAATGTACAAAAGTTTAGGATTTTTAGGTGGACTTCTCATTGTCATACTAATGATGTAA
- a CDS encoding DUF441 domain-containing protein: MHVASGEIMLVVLIIVGLIGRSPIIATAASLLLVLKLTSLERLFPSVERRGLELGLLFLTVSVLVPFASEKVSLKDVTPLFTTVVGIMALIGGILATHLNGKGLDMLRADPQLIVGLVIGSIIGIVFFKGVPVGPLMAAGITAFFMKLLDWIGKAM, translated from the coding sequence ATGCATGTCGCAAGCGGTGAAATTATGTTGGTAGTGCTCATCATTGTTGGCCTAATTGGTCGTTCTCCCATCATTGCTACCGCAGCCAGCTTATTGTTGGTCTTAAAATTAACTTCGTTAGAACGCCTATTTCCATCTGTGGAGAGACGTGGTCTGGAATTGGGCCTTCTCTTTTTAACCGTATCCGTTCTCGTACCGTTTGCCAGTGAAAAGGTATCGCTTAAAGATGTAACTCCACTGTTTACCACCGTTGTCGGGATTATGGCACTGATAGGAGGTATCTTAGCTACCCATCTAAACGGAAAAGGACTGGATATGCTGCGTGCTGACCCTCAGTTAATTGTAGGTTTAGTTATTGGTTCTATTATTGGAATTGTATTTTTTAAAGGAGTGCCTGTCGGTCCTTTAATGGCCGCTGGTATAACAGCTTTTTTCATGAAACTATTGGACTGGATAGGCAAAGCAATGTGA
- a CDS encoding DUF1349 domain-containing protein — protein MNPFDQWINEANVTTKDNLVQITAPSKSDFFINPATGERKLNAPFFFTDIQGDFVLRSKVSHQFLATYDAAVLMVMESETIWAKLCLEFTDFNTYSIVSVVTNGVSDDANGPIISNKSAWLQMARKGNTFALHYSLDGEKFQMVRYFSLPVSDTVKVGIVSQSPTGEGLTSDFSELYLKRITLHDIRAGQ, from the coding sequence ATGAATCCTTTTGATCAATGGATAAATGAAGCAAACGTAACGACAAAAGATAACCTTGTCCAAATTACTGCACCTTCAAAATCAGATTTTTTTATTAACCCAGCTACTGGAGAACGGAAGTTAAACGCCCCTTTCTTCTTTACGGATATTCAAGGTGATTTTGTTCTACGTTCTAAAGTAAGTCATCAATTCCTGGCAACCTATGATGCAGCTGTTCTCATGGTCATGGAAAGCGAGACGATATGGGCGAAGCTTTGTTTAGAATTTACTGATTTCAATACATACTCGATCGTAAGTGTAGTGACTAATGGCGTATCTGATGATGCTAACGGTCCTATTATTTCGAATAAAAGTGCTTGGCTTCAAATGGCTAGAAAAGGGAATACCTTCGCCTTGCATTATTCCTTGGATGGAGAAAAATTTCAAATGGTTAGATATTTCAGTTTACCAGTTAGCGATACAGTAAAAGTAGGAATCGTTTCTCAATCCCCAACAGGTGAAGGCTTAACCAGTGATTTTTCTGAGCTCTACCTAAAACGAATCACTTTACATGACATTCGAGCAGGTCAATAA